Proteins encoded by one window of Kribbella flavida DSM 17836:
- a CDS encoding prephenate dehydratase: MDGPIAYQGEPGANSAMACTEMFPDREQLPCTTFEDALEAVSTGRAALAMIPVDNSIAGRVADMHHLLPESGLHIVGEHFLPIHFQLMGVPGTTLDSIRTVRSHVHALGQCRKIIREHGWSTVVADDTAGAAREVSELGDPTVAALSPRAASGLYGLDILASDVEDEHHNTTRFLVLSREPDVPPVGSGPVITSFVYRVRNVSAALYKALGGFATNGVNMTKLESYQLGGTFFATQFYADVEGHPEDPNVALALEELAFFSVEVRLLGVYPAHPFRDRIAEPAANRALRPHH; encoded by the coding sequence GTGGACGGACCGATCGCGTACCAGGGTGAGCCAGGCGCCAACTCGGCGATGGCGTGCACCGAGATGTTCCCCGACCGCGAGCAGTTGCCCTGCACGACGTTCGAGGACGCGCTCGAGGCGGTCAGCACCGGCCGGGCCGCGCTGGCGATGATCCCGGTCGACAACTCGATCGCCGGCCGGGTCGCCGACATGCACCACCTGCTGCCGGAGTCCGGGCTGCACATCGTCGGCGAGCACTTCCTGCCGATCCACTTCCAGCTGATGGGTGTGCCGGGCACGACGCTCGACTCGATCCGGACCGTGCGCAGCCACGTGCACGCGCTCGGCCAGTGCCGCAAGATCATCCGCGAGCACGGCTGGTCGACGGTCGTCGCCGACGACACCGCCGGGGCCGCCCGGGAGGTCTCCGAGCTGGGGGACCCGACAGTCGCGGCGCTGTCCCCGCGGGCCGCGTCCGGCCTCTACGGGCTGGACATCCTGGCCTCGGACGTCGAGGACGAGCACCACAACACCACCCGGTTCCTGGTGCTGTCCCGCGAGCCGGACGTGCCGCCGGTCGGGTCCGGTCCGGTGATCACCAGCTTCGTGTACCGGGTCCGCAACGTGTCGGCCGCGCTGTACAAGGCGCTCGGCGGGTTCGCCACCAACGGCGTCAACATGACCAAGCTGGAGAGCTACCAGCTCGGCGGTACCTTCTTCGCCACCCAGTTCTACGCCGACGTCGAGGGCCACCCCGAGGACCCGAACGTCGCCCTCGCGCTGGAGGAGCTCGCCTTCTTCTCGGTCGAGGTCCGCCTGCTCGGCGTCTACCCCGCGCACCCCTTCCGCGACCGCATCGCCGAACCGGCCGCCAACCGCGCCCTCCGCCCCCACCACTGA
- a CDS encoding lysophospholipid acyltransferase family protein has product MTQPAQSPRPEPDRDHPVDEAGDGDGKGIYWLLKNVLIGPPVKRLFRPKVEGAEHVPDHGPAIIASNHLSYADWIFMPLVVRRRVTFVAKSDYFTGAGLKGRFQRGFFKGTGQVPIDRSGGSASEGAIRAGMKVLERGELFGIYPEGTRSHDGRLYKGRTGVARLALETKVPVIPCGVIGTDVVAPPGKVVASLASPTVKFGEPLDFSRYDGMEGDRLILRAVTDEIMYRIMELSGQEYVDMYATKAKQLEGRAVTGAPKKVRKSDTSSGS; this is encoded by the coding sequence ATGACGCAACCGGCACAGTCGCCGCGGCCCGAACCGGACCGCGACCACCCGGTGGACGAGGCCGGCGACGGTGACGGCAAGGGCATCTACTGGCTGCTGAAGAACGTGCTGATCGGCCCGCCAGTCAAGCGGCTGTTCCGGCCGAAGGTCGAGGGCGCCGAGCACGTGCCCGACCACGGCCCGGCGATCATCGCCAGCAACCATCTGTCCTACGCGGACTGGATCTTCATGCCCCTGGTGGTCCGCCGCCGGGTCACCTTCGTGGCGAAGTCCGACTACTTCACCGGGGCCGGACTCAAGGGCCGGTTCCAGCGCGGCTTCTTCAAGGGCACCGGGCAGGTCCCGATCGACCGCTCCGGCGGGTCCGCGTCCGAGGGGGCGATCCGGGCCGGGATGAAGGTGCTGGAGCGCGGCGAGCTGTTCGGCATCTACCCCGAGGGCACCCGCTCGCACGACGGCCGGCTGTACAAGGGCCGGACCGGCGTGGCCCGGCTGGCGCTGGAGACGAAGGTCCCGGTGATCCCGTGCGGGGTGATCGGCACCGACGTGGTCGCGCCGCCCGGCAAGGTGGTCGCGTCGCTGGCCTCCCCGACGGTCAAGTTCGGCGAGCCGCTGGACTTCTCCCGGTACGACGGGATGGAGGGCGACCGGCTGATCCTGCGCGCGGTCACCGACGAGATCATGTACCGGATCATGGAGCTGTCCGGCCAGGAGTACGTCGACATGTACGCCACCAAGGCCAAGCAGCTGGAGGGCCGGGCGGTCACCGGCGCCCCGAAGAAGGTCCGCAAGTCGGACACCTCATCCGGGAGCTGA